The Ramlibacter algicola genome segment GCCCTGGTCCAGCAGCTTGCGGAACATCTCCACGCCCGTGCAGGTGGTCTTGATCGTGGGCGCCAGGCCGACGATCTCGATTTCCTCGCCGACCTTGACCACGCCGCGCTCGACACGGCCGGTCACCACGGTACCGCGGCCGGAGATGGAGAACACGTCTTCCACCGGCATCAGGAACGCGCCTTCGACGGCACGCTGCGGGGTGGGGATGTAGCTGTCCAGCGCATCGGCCAGGCGCATGATGGCCTGCTCGCCGAGGTCGCCCTTGTCGCCTTCCAGCGCCAGCTTGGCCGAACCCTTGATGATCGGGGTGTCGTCGCCGGGGAAGTCGTACTTGGACAGCAGCTCGCGCACTTCCATTTCGACCAGTTCCAGCAGCTCGGCGTCATCGACCATGTCGCACTTGTTCAGGAACACGATGATGTAGGGCACGCCCACCTGGCGGGCCAGCAGGATGTGCTCGCGCGTCTGGGGCATCGGGCCGTCGGCGGCGGAGCAGACCAGGATCGCGCCGTCCATCTGGGCGGCACCGGTGATCATGTTCTTCACGTAGTCGGCGTGGCCGGGGCAGTCGACGTGCGCGTAATGGCGGTTGGCCGTCTCGTACTCGACGTGCGCCGTGTTGATCGTGATGCCGCGCGCCTTTTCTTCGGGAGCCGCGTCGATCTGGTCGTAGGCCTTGGCTTCACCGCCGAACTTGGCCGCCAGCACGGTGGCGATCGCCGCCGTCAGGGTCGTCTTGCCGTGGTCCACGTGGCCGATGGTGCCGACGTTGACGTGCGGCTTGGTCCGCTCGAACTTACCTTTTGCCATTGGGAAATCTCCGATAAAGAGCAACGCCCGTGGGGGGTTTAACGTCTGCACCGCATCACTGGGTCCCTCGCCACGGGCAGCGCGGGGTGTGCGGTCGCAGACACAACGGAGGACAACAGGGCGACTGGCGCCGCCCTGTCCTTCGACTTATTTCGCGCGCGCGGCGACGATGGCCTCGGCCACGTTGCGCGGAGCTTCGGCGTAGTGCTTGAACTCCATCGTGTACGTGGCGCGGCCCTGCGACATCGATCGCAGCGTGGTCGAGTAGCCGAACATCTCGGACAGCGGGACCTCGGCCTTGATCGCCTTGCCGCCGCCGACCATGTCGTCCATGCCCTGCACCATGCCGCGACGGGACGACAGGTCGCCCATCACGTTGCCGGCGTAATCCTCCGGCGTCTCGACTTCCACGGCCATCATCGGCTCGAGGATCACCGGGTTGGCCTTCCGCGCGGCTTCCTTGAAGCCG includes the following:
- the tuf gene encoding elongation factor Tu, yielding MAKGKFERTKPHVNVGTIGHVDHGKTTLTAAIATVLAAKFGGEAKAYDQIDAAPEEKARGITINTAHVEYETANRHYAHVDCPGHADYVKNMITGAAQMDGAILVCSAADGPMPQTREHILLARQVGVPYIIVFLNKCDMVDDAELLELVEMEVRELLSKYDFPGDDTPIIKGSAKLALEGDKGDLGEQAIMRLADALDSYIPTPQRAVEGAFLMPVEDVFSISGRGTVVTGRVERGVVKVGEEIEIVGLAPTIKTTCTGVEMFRKLLDQGQAGDNVGILLRGTKREEVQRGQVLCKPGSVKPHTHFTAEIYVLSKDEGGRHTPFFNNYRPQFYFRTTDVTGAIELPKDKEMVMPGDNVTITVKLIAPIAMEEGLRFAIREGGKTVGAGVVAKIME